A window from Populus trichocarpa isolate Nisqually-1 chromosome 3, P.trichocarpa_v4.1, whole genome shotgun sequence encodes these proteins:
- the LOC18096931 gene encoding probable methyltransferase PMT14 encodes MGNKHNSAGFKTRSPLSIFIVICLCCFFYILGAWQKSGFGKGDGIAVQMSKQTDCQIFPDLNFETHHNDVEIIEPSKPKAKVFKPCDVKYTDYTPCQEQDRAMTFPRENMIYRERHCPREEEKLHCLIPAPKGYTTPFPWPKGRDYVHYANVPHKSLTVEKAVQNWVQFQGDVFKFPGGGTMFPQGADAYIDELASVIPIADGSVRTALDTGCGVASWGAYLMKRNVLAMSFAPRDNHEAQVQFALERGVPAVIGVLGSIHLPYPSRAFDMAQCSRCLIPWAANDGMYLMEVDRVLRPGGYWILSGPPINWKTYYQTWKRSKADLQAEQRRIEELAESLCWEKKYEKGDIAIFRKKANNKNCRRKSANICESKDADDVWYKEMEACKTPLPEVNSANEVAGGELKKFPERLFAIPPRVAKGLVKGVTAESFQEDNKLWKKHINAYKRNNKLIGTTRYRNIMDMNAGLGGFAAALESPKSWVMNVVPTIAKNTLGVIYERGLVGIYHDWCEGFSTYPRTYDFIHANGVFSLYQNKCNLEDILLEMDRILRPEGTVIFRDEVDVLNKVKKIAGGMRWDTKMMDHEDGPLVPEKILVVVKQYWVGGTGNSTSSDQ; translated from the exons ATGGGTAACAAGCACAACTCTGCAGGGTTCAAAACACGAAGTCCATTGTCTATATTCATTGTTATCTGTTTGTGCTGTTTCTTTTACATCCTGGGTGCATGGCAGAAGAGTGGTTTTGGAAAAGGAGATGGCATAGCTGTACAGATGTCGAAGCAGACGGATTGTCAAATCTTCCCTGATCTGAACTTTGAAACCCATCATAATGATGTTGAGATTATTGAGCCTTCTAAGCCAAAAGCCAAAGTGTTTAAACCATGTGATGTCAAGTATACTGATTATACTCCTTGCCAAGAACAAGATCGAGCCATGACATTTCCACGGGAGAATATGATATACCGGGAAAGGCATTGTCCtcgtgaagaagaaaaactgcaTTGTCTTATTCCAGCACCCAAAGGGTACACGACTCCATTTCCTTGGCCAAAAGGCCGTGATTATGTCCATTATGCTAATGTTCCGCATAAAAGCCTGACTGTGGAGAAGGCTGTTCAGAACTGGGTTCAATTTCAGGGTGATGTATTCAAATTTCCTGGAGGAGGGACCATGTTCCCTCAAGGTGCAGATGCATACATTGATGAACTTGCATCGGTGATCCCTATAGCAGATGGCTCTGTCAGAACCGCACTAGATACTGGTTGTGGG GTAGCCAGCTGGGGAGCATACCTGATGAAAAGAAATGTGTTGGCTATGTCATTTGCACCACGAGACAATCATGAAGCGCAGGTACAATTTGCATTGGAGCGGGGAGTACCTGCTGTTATTGGGGTTCTAGGTTCAATACATCTTCCATACCCATCGAGAGCCTTTGATATGGCCCAGTGCTCTCGATGTCTAATTCCATGGGCCGCAAATG ATGGAATGTACTTGATGGAAGTTGACCGCGTCCTCAGACCTGGTGGATACTGGATCCTTTCTGGCCCGCCAATCAATTGGAAGACCTACTACCAAACATGGAAACGGTCTAAGGCTGATCTCCAAGCTGAGCAAAGAAGGATTGAAGAGCTGGCTGAAAGTCTTTGCTGGGAGAAGAAGTATGAGAAGGGAGATATTGCTATCTTTaggaaaaaagcaaataacaaaaactGCCGCAGGAAGTCTGCTAATATTTGTGAATCAAAAGATGCTGATGATGTCTG GTACAAGGAAATGGAAGCATGCAAAACCCCTCTCCCTGAAGTAAACAGTGCAAATGAAGTAGCAGGAGGGGAGTTAAAGAAGTTTCCAGAGAGGCTTTTTGCAATTCCTCCTCGAGTAGCCAAGGGACTTGTCAAGGGTGTCACAGCTGAATCCTTCCAGGAGGACAATAAACTTTGGAAAAAGCATATAAATGCTTATAAAAGGAACAATAAGTTGATTGGCACTACAAGATACAGGAACATCATGGATATGAATGCAGGGCTTGGAGGATTTGCAGCAGCACTTGAATCCCCAAAATCATGGGTGATGAATGTAGTTCCAACCATTGCTAAGAATACTTTAGGCGTTATCTACGAGAGAGGTTTAGTTGGTATTTATCATGACTG GTGTGAAGGGTTCTCAACATACCCAAGGACGTATGATTTTATCCATGCCAATGGTGTATTTAGTTTGTACCAGAACAA GTGTAACCTGGAAGACATCCTTCTGGAAATGGACCGCATTTTGCGTCCTGAAGGGACCGTAATCTTCCGAGATGAGGTTGATGTTCTGAACAAGGTTAAGAAAATTGCTGGAGGAATGAGATGGGATACAAAAATGATGGATCATGAGGATGGTCCCCTTGTACCTGAGAAGATACTGGTGGTGGTTAAACAGTACTGGGTTGGTGGCACAGGAAACAGCACATCAAGTGATCAATAA